A region from the Lytechinus variegatus isolate NC3 chromosome 6, Lvar_3.0, whole genome shotgun sequence genome encodes:
- the LOC121417554 gene encoding molybdate-anion transporter-like codes for MPLVAGLIYTVYGTFAGLVTACVLLTLISKRLSGQQHSTGNNPTFVQFQRKYFLAYFLALAADWLQGPYLYKLYSYYGFLESQITVLYVCGFAASVVFGSLTSTLADRFGRKKLCITFCIVYSVSCFMKLSRSYGLLIIGRILGGVSTSLLFTAFEAWYAHEHLETHDFPKEWLSVTFSKATVWNGALAVGAGIVANIIAGPFGWGPVSPFLLAIPLLVASGLIVATSWKENYSEQRVNCSKTCGEGMRHIVSSRRMMLIGAMQSLYESVMYIFIFIWTPVLDPYQLPLGLIFSNFMLCIMIGSSVYQILTSFRHSPVVLVNAAIIIALVSTLICVGSTKPLQEHPTVSYFAFLLLELACGIYFPAMGFLRGKILPESHRAGIMNWFRVPLNLIACIGLMVLHDEPTKAGTRHIFIICSALLGVALCCGVQFGSITKNDSTLTEDGESSDIA; via the coding sequence ATGCCTCTGGTGGCAGGTTTGATCTACACTGTGTATGGGACCTTCGCTGGTCTTGTGACAGCATGTGTGCTGCTGACATTAATTTCCAAGAGGCTGAGCGGTCAGCAGCATAGCACTGGTAACAATCCAACATTTGTTCAATTCcagaggaaatattttttgGCCTACTTCCTTGCCCTTGCTGCTGATTGGCTTCAAGGACCGTATCTTTATAAACTATACAGTTACTATGGTTTTCTTGAGTCACAGATTACTGTACTTTATGTCTGTGGATTTGCTGCAAGTGTAGTCTTTGGGAGTCTCACCAGCACCTTGGCTGATCGATTTGGTCGCAAGAAATTGTGTATAACCTTCTGTATAGTGTACTCTGTATCATGTTTCATGAAGCTTTCAAGAAGCTATGGACTTCTTATCATTGGTAGGATTCTTGGAGGAGTGTCAACATCTCTTCTCTTCACAGCGTTTGAGGCATGGTATGCGCATGAACACCTTGAAACGCATGACTTCCCAAAGGAGTGGCTTTCTGTTACCTTCTCAAAGGCAACTGTGTGGAATGGAGCTCTTGCTGTTGGTGCAGGAATTGTCGCAAACATCATCGCTGGGCCGTTTGGCTGGGGCCCAGTCTCGCCATTTCTTCTAGCCATCCCTCTTCTCGTTGCTTCGGGACTGATCGTGGCTACTTCATGGAAGGAGAATTACAGCGAGCAACGTGTCAACTGCTCTAAAACCTGCGGTGAAGGAATGCGACACATCGTCAGTAGCCGACGGATGATGCTAATTGGTGCAATGCAATCACTCTATGAGAGTGTCATGTATATCTTCATCTTTATTTGGACACCAGTCCTTGATCCCTATCAACTTCCCCTAGgtcttatcttttctaatttCATGTTGTGTATCATGATCGGATCATCTGTCTATCAAATCCTCACCAGCTTCAGACATTCTCCTGTAGTTCTAGTCAATGCAGCTATCATTATAGCACTCGTATCAACTCTTATTTGTGTAGGTTCTACTAAACCTCTTCAGGAGCATCCAACAGTTTCCTACTTTGCCTTCCTCCTGCTAGAGCTGGCTTGTGGGATCTATTTCCCTGCGATGGGTTTCCTTCGAGGCAAGATCCTTCCCGAGTCCCATCGAGCTGGAATAATGAACTGGTTCCGTGTTCCACTCAACTTAATAGCATGTATTGGTCTCATGGTACTTCATGATGAACCTACTAAGGCTGGTACTAGACATATCTTTATTATCTGTTCAGCATTATTAGGTGTTGCTCTGTGTTGTGGAGTGCAGTTTGGTTCAATTACAAAGAATGACTCAACTCTTACAGAGGATGGTGAAAGTAGTGATATCGCATAG